A genomic stretch from Oncorhynchus gorbuscha isolate QuinsamMale2020 ecotype Even-year linkage group LG20, OgorEven_v1.0, whole genome shotgun sequence includes:
- the LOC124007279 gene encoding M-phase inducer phosphatase 1-B-like — protein MPLVVSLVTHLKSICLLSLATDIVESLPMDGYSLSMPGPHSPDYHASPMSELANCFTGLRAFHTGDTPRRCLDLSNLSSGSVEDAAAQGSPHKDKPTSPVALDSPAPSRMKTLRSFLPRLLCSSPKLHPSERPFSNKENVAPGQRAQGKPECLLPAPDSQLQGDGEPCALGSPIFPAPPSRTQHSPGDADGFMEILEQETDEGSIAVAMSCSMAQLLSDPLMNQEVDLSSVSVCRQGGRRLFRSPSMPERLARPLKRSSTSPSPANPRPIKRHCTFSAVSEEVGQGEGDQGAGINIDRKHHLHKRTHSLCDVEQQLGGDGINAELIGDFSKVHALPTVTGRHQGLKYITVDTMSALLEGKFSCLVESFVVVDCRYPYEYQGGHIKGALSLPNTDKAVDQLLSQRLKAHSPDKRLVLVLHCEFSSERAPRTCHLLRSVDRSMNEYPALHYPELYVLKGGYRDFYHSHQEHCEPQAYCPMHHEDHREELLRCRTHSRALAEERRRRHHIQTLVKL, from the exons ATGCCATTGGTTGTTTCTTTGGTGACACATTTAAAATCCATTTGTCTACTCTCTTTAGCTACGGATATTGTTGAATC CCTACCGATGGATGGTTACAGTTTATCTATGCCTGGCCCTCACTCACCGGACTACCATGCCTCCCCAATGTCAGAACTCGCCAACTGCTTTACGGGACTCCGCGCCTTTCACACAGG TGACACTCCTCGGAGATGTCTGGACCTGTCCAACCTCAGCAGTGGGAGTGTAGAAGATGCTGCTGCACAGGGATCACCACACAAAG ACAAGCCTACTTCTCCAGTGGCCTTGGACTCTCCTGCACCAAG TCGCATGAAGACGTTGCGGTCCTTCCTG CCCAGATTGCTGTGTAGCAGTCCAAAGCTTCACCCCAGTGAACGTCCATTCAGTAACAAGGAGAAT gtGGCCCCAGGGCAGAGAGCGCAAGGCAAGCCAGAGTGTTTGCTGCCTGCTCCAGACTCCCAGCTCCAAGGTGACGGTGAGCCCTGTGCCCTGGGGAGCCCCATCTTCCCTGCACCTCCCTCCCGAACCCAGCACTCCCCAGGGGATGCAGATGGATTCATGGAAATCCTGGAGCAGGAAACTGATGAG GGTTCTATTGCTGTTGCCATGTCATGTAGCATGGCACAGTTGCTGTCTGATCCCCTCATGAACCAGGAAGTGGATCTCTCCTCT GTTTCAGTGTGTCGCCAGGGGGGACGCCGTCTCTTCCGATCCCCTTCCATGCCAGAGCGGTTGGCACGTCCACTGAAAcgctcctccacctccccctccccagccAACCCCCGGCCAATCAAACGACACTGCACCTTCTCCGCCGTCTCAGAGGAGGtgggccagggagagggagaccaaGGGGCTGGAATCAACATTGATAGGAAG CACCACCTGCATAAGAGGACCCACTCTTTGTGTGATGTGGAGCAGCAGCTGGGTGGGGATGGGATCAATGCAGAACTCATTGGAGACTTCAGCAAG GTGCATGCCCTACCCACTGTGACAGGAAGACATCAAGGCTTGAAGTACATCACGGTTGACACA ATGAGTGCTCTTCTGGAAGGGAAGTTCAGCTGTTTGGTTGAGTCTTTTGTTGTGGTGGACTGCCGCTACCCATATGAGTATCAGGGAGGACACATTAAG GGGGCGCTGAGCCTTCCCAACACAGACAAGGCAGTGGATCAATTGCTATCCCAGAGGCTAAAAGCCCACTCTCCTGATAAGAGGCTTGTGCTAGTGCTGCACTGTGAATTCTCCTCTGAAAGAGCACCCAGAAC GTGTCACCTCCTGCGCAGTGTGGACCGCAGTATGAACGAGTACCCAGCCCTGCACTACCCTGAGCTCTATGTCCTCAAGGGTGGCTACAGAGACTTTTACCACTCTCACCAG GAGCACTGTGAGCCCCAGGCCTACTGCCCAATGCACCACGAGGACCACAGAGAGGAGCTTCTGCGGTGCCGCACACACAGCAGAGCCTTGGCAGAGGAGCGCCGCAGACGCCACCACATTCAAACTCTCGTCAAACTCTGA